From the genome of Cellvibrio japonicus Ueda107, one region includes:
- the glgC gene encoding glucose-1-phosphate adenylyltransferase: MSTPHTSGRFVSRLTRETLAVILAGGRGSRLHQLTDWRAKPAVHFGGKFRIIDFPLSNCVNSGIRRISVLTQYKSHSLDRHIQRGWGFLGGEMGEFVELLPAQQRLDESWYAGTADAVVQNLDIIRRHNPEYVLILAGDHIYKMDYGTMIAAHVERGADITVGCIEVPLDIAHAFGVMDMDKDHRIVKFTEKPANPEPMPGKPDKALASMGIYVFSTKVLYQQLMKDRDNPNSSHDFGKDIIPSMIKNNRVMAFPFRDPVSGGDAYWRDVGTVDSLWESNLELAGVNPELDLYDEAWPIWTHQEQVPPAKFVFDQDNRRGIAIDSLIAGGCIVSGSTVRHSLLFPRVRVHSYCEISDSVVFPNVEIHRNCKIRRALIDRYCKIPEGTVIGYNLEEDKKRFHVSPKGVVLVTPDMLGQDDIYG; this comes from the coding sequence ATGAGTACACCACATACTTCGGGCCGTTTTGTCAGTCGTCTTACCCGTGAAACCCTGGCGGTTATTTTGGCAGGAGGCAGGGGCTCACGCCTCCACCAATTAACTGATTGGCGTGCCAAGCCTGCTGTGCATTTTGGTGGTAAATTTCGCATCATCGATTTCCCGCTATCCAATTGCGTCAACTCGGGAATTCGTCGTATTAGTGTGCTTACGCAATACAAATCCCACTCACTCGATCGCCATATACAACGCGGGTGGGGGTTCCTGGGTGGCGAGATGGGTGAGTTCGTGGAATTGTTGCCTGCGCAACAGCGCCTGGACGAATCCTGGTATGCCGGCACGGCAGACGCAGTGGTGCAAAACCTGGATATCATTCGCCGCCACAATCCCGAATATGTATTAATTCTTGCCGGTGATCATATTTATAAAATGGACTACGGCACCATGATTGCTGCCCACGTTGAAAGGGGAGCGGATATCACCGTAGGCTGTATTGAAGTACCCCTGGACATTGCCCATGCCTTCGGCGTAATGGACATGGATAAAGACCACCGCATTGTTAAATTTACCGAGAAACCCGCCAATCCCGAACCCATGCCGGGCAAACCTGACAAGGCACTGGCCTCTATGGGGATCTACGTTTTCAGTACCAAAGTGCTGTACCAACAACTTATGAAAGATCGCGATAATCCCAATTCATCACACGACTTTGGTAAAGATATTATTCCGTCCATGATTAAAAACAATCGCGTGATGGCCTTCCCATTCCGCGATCCGGTTTCCGGTGGCGATGCCTATTGGCGTGATGTGGGGACAGTAGACTCCCTGTGGGAGTCCAACCTGGAGCTGGCGGGAGTAAACCCGGAGCTGGATTTGTATGACGAAGCTTGGCCAATCTGGACGCACCAGGAACAAGTCCCTCCGGCCAAGTTTGTCTTCGACCAGGATAACCGTCGCGGTATTGCGATAGATTCCCTGATTGCCGGGGGTTGTATTGTATCGGGGTCGACAGTGCGGCATTCGCTGTTATTCCCTCGCGTGCGGGTGCACTCCTACTGTGAAATTTCCGATTCAGTTGTGTTCCCCAATGTGGAAATCCATCGCAATTGTAAAATCCGCCGCGCCCTTATTGATCGCTATTGCAAAATCCCCGAGGGAACCGTAATCGGTTACAACCTTGAGGAAGACAAGAAACGTTTTCATGTATCGCCCAAAGGGGTAGTACTGGTCACTCCAGATATGTTGGGACAGGATGATATTTATGGTTAA
- the malQ gene encoding 4-alpha-glucanotransferase — translation MSSTQAQVSFFSQRRAGVLLHPTSLPCSESRYLEGTTAFGTLGKEAYRFIDFMAEAGLSVWQMLPTGPTHQDLSPYQSISAHAGNPDLISFDWLIEQGWIPAESVHLFSPDRTNLAIARQQAGASFFAFIQTEYGASVAQTYHAFCAAQAYWLDDVSLFCALRNHFQQQSWTTWPEGLRQHDQQALSAARQELAPEVAQVCFEQFAFFQQWQSLRNYAQKKSIYLFGDIPIFVAHDSADVWAEQGSFLLDEAGQPMSVAGVPPDYFSETGQHWGNPHYDWDVMRADNFRWWLARLKTQLELFDLIRIDHFRGFEAYWSIPGDTQDARQGEWIKAPGEALLNACFAAYPDLPLVAENLGVITDEVEALRKQFALPGMLVLQFAFDGNPANPHLPHNHSLADVIYSGTHDNDTSLGWYASLNDFSRQQLRSYCFHSSDAMPWLLINLALSSVGRMAIIPMQDFMELDGRHRMNMPGTTDKNWVWTFDWDQVDPGLATRIRQQLATYHRLVNQV, via the coding sequence ATGTCGAGCACCCAGGCTCAGGTCAGTTTTTTTTCACAACGTCGCGCCGGAGTGCTCCTGCATCCAACATCCCTGCCATGCAGTGAATCCCGTTACCTGGAAGGAACCACTGCCTTTGGCACCCTGGGAAAAGAAGCTTATCGTTTTATCGACTTTATGGCCGAAGCAGGTTTAAGTGTATGGCAGATGCTACCTACTGGTCCCACACATCAGGATTTGTCGCCTTATCAATCGATTTCTGCCCACGCAGGTAACCCGGATTTAATCAGTTTTGACTGGTTGATAGAGCAGGGCTGGATTCCAGCAGAATCTGTTCATCTCTTTTCTCCTGATCGCACTAACCTGGCTATAGCCCGTCAACAAGCTGGCGCCAGTTTTTTTGCGTTTATTCAGACGGAATACGGTGCTAGCGTCGCACAAACCTATCATGCTTTTTGCGCAGCCCAGGCTTATTGGCTCGATGATGTCAGCCTGTTCTGTGCCTTGCGCAACCATTTCCAGCAACAAAGCTGGACCACCTGGCCGGAAGGGTTACGTCAGCACGATCAACAGGCGTTGTCTGCCGCCCGCCAGGAGCTGGCGCCAGAGGTTGCCCAGGTCTGTTTTGAGCAATTTGCTTTCTTTCAGCAATGGCAGTCATTGCGCAATTATGCGCAGAAAAAATCCATTTACCTGTTCGGAGATATTCCTATTTTTGTTGCACACGACAGTGCGGATGTCTGGGCGGAGCAGGGCAGTTTCCTGCTGGATGAAGCAGGGCAACCCATGAGTGTTGCAGGTGTTCCACCGGATTATTTTTCGGAAACAGGCCAACATTGGGGCAACCCCCATTATGATTGGGACGTAATGCGCGCCGATAATTTTCGCTGGTGGCTCGCGCGCCTGAAAACTCAACTAGAATTATTTGACCTGATCCGGATTGATCATTTTCGTGGTTTTGAAGCCTATTGGTCGATTCCAGGCGATACCCAGGACGCTCGCCAGGGAGAGTGGATCAAGGCACCGGGAGAAGCCTTGCTTAACGCCTGCTTTGCAGCATACCCGGATCTGCCTCTGGTAGCTGAGAACCTGGGCGTTATTACCGACGAGGTTGAAGCATTGCGCAAGCAATTTGCCCTGCCGGGCATGCTGGTACTGCAGTTTGCCTTTGATGGCAACCCTGCCAATCCCCATCTGCCGCACAATCATTCCCTGGCGGATGTGATTTACAGCGGAACGCATGACAACGATACCAGTCTGGGTTGGTATGCGTCGTTAAACGATTTTTCGCGACAACAATTGCGCAGTTATTGTTTTCACTCAAGCGATGCAATGCCCTGGTTATTAATAAACCTGGCATTATCATCGGTTGGTCGCATGGCTATTATTCCCATGCAAGATTTTATGGAGCTGGATGGACGGCACAGGATGAACATGCCGGGGACAACGGATAAAAATTGGGTGTGGACGTTTGATTGGGATCAAGTTGATCCAGGGTTGGCGACTCGGATCCGCCAACAATTAGCAACCTATCATCGCCTGGTTAACCAGGTGTGA
- a CDS encoding sigma-70 family RNA polymerase sigma factor, producing MIILLIIDIILFAYVSGLWLLNKYSLILGQTMLDASIHTPPAPWVQIYTENLSTLLRFAYKLTGCNHQAEDMVQDAFFRLTSAPPVTSTRISSSKDQLNYLFQIIRNLAIDHYRKQVLINKHIAIDAEEDDINPYEISPQKIYEDQRLLEQLSTLLSELPDRTRYAFERHRIFGIPQKEIAEELGVSPTLVNFMIRDALIHCSKLF from the coding sequence TTGATAATACTTCTCATTATCGATATTATTCTTTTCGCCTATGTATCCGGGCTCTGGTTATTAAATAAATATTCACTGATATTGGGACAAACTATGCTGGATGCGAGCATTCACACCCCCCCAGCTCCCTGGGTTCAGATTTACACAGAAAATTTGTCAACGCTGCTCCGGTTTGCCTATAAACTCACTGGCTGTAACCATCAGGCAGAAGATATGGTGCAAGATGCTTTTTTCAGGCTTACGTCTGCTCCGCCAGTGACGTCTACCAGAATTTCATCCAGCAAGGACCAACTCAATTATCTTTTCCAAATTATTCGCAATCTGGCTATTGATCATTATCGCAAGCAAGTATTAATCAATAAACATATCGCCATTGATGCAGAAGAAGATGATATTAATCCCTATGAAATATCCCCACAGAAAATTTACGAGGATCAACGGCTTTTGGAGCAGTTATCCACGCTGCTGTCTGAACTACCTGATCGCACCCGCTATGCCTTTGAGCGGCATCGTATATTTGGCATCCCCCAGAAAGAAATTGCTGAAGAATTAGGCGTCTCTCCTACACTTGTCAACTTCATGATAAGAGATGCACTGATTCACTGCTCCAAGCTTTTTTAA
- a CDS encoding glycoside hydrolase family 57 protein: protein MVNAGKTKVVFLWHMHQPDYRDIITGEYYFPWTYLHAIKDYVDMAAHIELQPKAKAVVNFAPILLEQLDDYAEQIQSHLSSHTNIKDAVLASLTDIALPPPGSTAFAGLVEKLLRANRERLIERFPDYRELADIASSFSHQPHLCRYLSEQYLVDLCVWYHLSWTAEIVRRTDSRITRLQDKARGFNMDDRRLLMTVIGELVASVVPRYRKLAENGQVELCMSPYAHPIVPLLIDINSAKEAMPDVTLPNAIHYPDGRNRAKWHLNEGIRSFEHYFGVRPRGCWASEGALSDATLALLHEAKFEWAATGDSVLHNTLRHEQNQAVAQRLQEQHISLHRAYEFAQVPLKTFFRDDGLSDLIGFKYSNWHSDDAVGDLINHMVNIANSANDPANTVISVIMDGENAWEYFPENAYHFLSTLYRSLSDHPQLAMATYAEVLDQQQPIPTEMPHLVAGSWVYGTFSTWIGDRDKNRGWDMLCEAKSHVDNALKTKTFTAERLAQIEKQLALCEGSDWFWWFGDYNPAQSVSDFEYLYRRHLSNLYALIEEPVPAYLAQVISVGGGDPASGGVMRHGHA, encoded by the coding sequence ATGGTTAATGCCGGCAAAACCAAAGTTGTTTTCTTATGGCACATGCACCAGCCGGATTATCGCGACATTATTACCGGTGAATACTATTTCCCATGGACCTATCTTCACGCCATCAAGGATTATGTGGACATGGCTGCACACATTGAGCTCCAGCCCAAAGCCAAGGCAGTCGTGAATTTCGCACCTATCCTGCTGGAACAGCTAGACGACTATGCCGAGCAAATCCAGTCACATCTTTCATCGCACACCAACATCAAGGATGCCGTCCTGGCATCCTTAACCGACATCGCCTTGCCGCCGCCAGGTTCTACTGCATTTGCAGGCTTGGTGGAAAAGCTCCTGCGTGCAAACCGCGAACGCTTGATTGAGCGTTTCCCGGATTATCGGGAACTCGCGGATATTGCCAGCAGTTTTTCCCATCAGCCCCATTTGTGTCGCTACCTCAGCGAGCAATACCTGGTTGATCTTTGTGTCTGGTATCACTTGTCCTGGACCGCCGAAATCGTGCGCCGTACCGACTCGCGCATTACGCGCCTGCAAGACAAAGCGCGCGGTTTCAACATGGATGACCGCCGTTTGTTGATGACAGTTATTGGCGAGTTGGTTGCCTCTGTTGTGCCGCGCTATCGCAAACTGGCTGAAAATGGCCAGGTAGAACTTTGCATGAGCCCCTACGCACATCCCATTGTGCCTTTGTTGATCGATATCAACAGCGCCAAAGAGGCAATGCCGGATGTTACCTTGCCCAATGCCATCCACTACCCGGATGGTCGCAACCGTGCCAAATGGCATCTCAATGAAGGTATCAGGAGCTTCGAGCATTACTTTGGCGTGCGCCCACGTGGCTGTTGGGCATCGGAGGGCGCCCTGAGTGACGCGACCCTGGCGCTCTTGCATGAGGCCAAATTTGAATGGGCCGCCACCGGTGATTCCGTATTGCATAACACCCTGCGCCATGAACAAAACCAGGCTGTAGCACAGCGCCTGCAAGAGCAGCATATTTCCCTGCATCGCGCCTATGAATTTGCACAGGTGCCCTTAAAAACCTTTTTTCGCGATGATGGTCTTTCTGACCTTATCGGGTTCAAATATTCCAATTGGCATTCCGACGATGCGGTGGGCGATTTGATCAATCACATGGTCAACATTGCCAATAGCGCCAACGACCCCGCCAATACGGTGATTTCCGTCATCATGGATGGTGAAAACGCCTGGGAATATTTTCCGGAAAACGCCTATCACTTTTTATCGACACTCTATCGCTCCCTGTCTGATCATCCACAGTTGGCAATGGCAACCTATGCCGAAGTGTTGGATCAACAACAGCCAATCCCAACCGAGATGCCACATCTGGTCGCGGGCAGTTGGGTTTATGGCACCTTTTCAACCTGGATTGGCGATCGTGACAAAAACCGTGGCTGGGATATGCTCTGTGAGGCCAAATCCCATGTAGACAATGCACTTAAAACCAAAACCTTTACCGCCGAGCGGCTCGCGCAAATTGAAAAACAATTAGCCCTGTGCGAGGGATCTGACTGGTTTTGGTGGTTTGGCGATTACAATCCGGCACAAAGTGTGAGTGATTTTGAATATCTCTATCGTCGCCATTTGAGTAACTTATATGCACTTATTGAAGAGCCGGTGCCGGCTTATCTTGCGCAGGTTATCAGTGTTGGCGGTGGTGACCCTGCCAGCGGCGGTGTTATGCGCCATGGGCATGCCTGA